The window TTGCCAGTATTTTAGAAcctattaaaatgtcaaacattcagACGCTTAAATGACCTGaaatttgtgcttttattaaCAGCAGAGGCTCCAAAAGGCTAAACCAGTTACACCTACAGTGGGTCTTAAAGTCTGAGATTTTTGGACCCCCTTCCCTGCCACAACTGTGTGTTACCTGCTGCCTGCAAATAAAAGATCTAGGTAATTTCTGATAAGATCTGCTTTAAGTCATTTCCAGTGAGATGCTTCAGAATCAGACAACAATACTAAATCCAGGGAGCAGTGAAAGTACAGGTAATATGTACTCTAAGCAACACTTGAATGTACAGTTAAATACCAGTTGACCTGAGCTCTCACGGTTTTAAATActatgataaaataaatgttagtgTAACGTCAGTATTGACACGTTCAGTTCTGCTGAAGCCTAAATAAAGCCTTCTGCATATGTAGCAGAAGCACATTATTTCATAACCGTGACAAGCCCAATTACTCATCACAAATGTTAgtatttgataaaaaaataGACTAACAAGCATATGAATAGGATGGGAGGGACTGCCAGTAACTTAATTCAAGGAGGGTTTGGTCATGATAGAGCTTCCTATAAGACAAGTTACACATACTATGACAAAGAAGCTGTGGCCAACTCACAAATACATCACTGTAATGTGACCATAATCTGATGATATGCAGTTTTaccaagaaaagaaataaaaagagaaaaaatttaaacatgaacacaaacccTCCGGGCCAGCTGAACTGGTTAAACCAGTATTGTGCACTTCACACAAAGAGCAAAAGAGATCAAATCCAGAGATACAAGATAGTTTGCATTTCAAAGCAAACACtagggagaaaacaaacagctagTAAACCTAATTTTCAAgactttaaaataattaaaatatttactcAGTCCAACTGCCAGTGATTTAACTGCTTCTACAAATACTGTGTACTACAATAGCTGAAATTAACTGTATTGTCTACAATAACAAAAAACTAGCCATAATTAAAGGTTCAGGTCCAGgccaaaataaaatggaaagaaCATTTCTGAAGAGTAATGACTACAAAAGTCCAATAACCATTTAGtacaaacaaaactgtttttttgcaCATGGGGCAACTGGGTTTCCCTGAGTCACAAACTATACTATATTAATTATACTATATTTCAATATAGATTCACATTTGCAAATTAGTATGTATACATAATAACACTGAGTAGAAATTATTCCTCAACAACAGGCTACTGACTGACCTGTTGCGATGGTAATGGGAACACCCTGCAGCTGGTGCATCTGTAGGCCGGCGCTTCCAAGCGTGTTCAGATTTATGGTCTGGATGCCTGGGATCTGCACTGTGTTGACAGAtactcctccagctgcagcagctccctgaGCCTGACTGAGTTGGGGGAGAGGCTGTACTGGGGCCAATGTGATCTGTGCTCCTGTCGGATTCTGGATCTGAATGGTCTGCCAGCTCACTTGGCCATTAGGGCCTACAGTACGCAGGAGGATGGGGCCTGTGTTTGGCATAATTTGAAGATTTTGAAGCCCTTCCTGGCTGAGCGTTGGAGTCGCAAATACCTGACCGCCTGCGGTCGTGACAGTCCCAGCCTGGATGGTCTGGAGGGGTGTTCCACCTTGGATAACATGCTGAGGCTGCAGAAGGATTTGCTGTGGCTGCTGCCCATCTCTGTTGTCTGGTTGTATTGGGACACCCAGAGAAGATGCTGTGTTCTGCTGAAATGTCCCTGTCACTGCTCCATTGCTGTTCTGCGTTTGGGTCATTCCGTAAGAAGAGGAGGTCTGCGTGGTAACAGTGGATGCACTTGTCATGTAACTGTTGGAAGACACTGGCTGTTGCGAATGCTGTTGTATAAGCTGATTTCCCCCTGTATCCCCTCCCCCATTTGCATCCCCCCCTGTGCCACTTGTTCCAGTACTGACAGGCAACAAAGTGATGTTTCCATTTAGTGACACAGGCATATTTGCCAGAAACTGTGGCTGGTTTTGTAACACGCCATTTCCTAAGCTTATATTTTGTATGGGGATGGCTCCCTGAAGGAGACTGGGCATTGTTATGATGTTTCCTGCTGCACCAGCTCTGTTGGTTGCGGCTAAGATCTGCTGGCCATTAGGAGAGGACACAATCTGAAACTGTTGCCCTGGTCCTGCTGCAGCAGGTACAGCAGATTCCTGCTGAGTATGTGCGAACTGCAGTGGCTGGCCATCTACTGTCTGAAACTGGGGAATAACCTGGTACTGAATATTGGGCACCATACCTGATATGGTGGTAAGCACCTGCTGACCCTGCATTGATGGAGCCTGAGCTACCACATattgctgtggctgctgctgctgtccctgAGTGCTTACAACAGCTGCTGATGGTGACAGCACCTGTCTGCTCTTGCCTAGGTCTCCTCCTGTCATCACCCCTAAAGTGTCGGTGGTGACTGTGTTAGTGCCTGAGGATGCTTGAACGCTGAGAGGGATAACCTGCCAGCCGTTGGCACTGGAGGTGAAAACACCCTGGTTTAGGTCCAGCTGTTGCTGGTTTTGTTGTTCTGTAGGTGAATCATTCTCTCCTGGAGTGTCGATTCGACTGCAAGTGGCTGCCAACAAGGCGAGAGGAGATGGCTGCTGTGAGTCCTAGAAATACCATAAATGAAAAGAGAATAGAGAGaatttataaagtaaaaataaaatctatcaTACATGTTAATGCTTCAGGTTGGGACAAAATGTATAAATGGCTGTCAAATAGTCCACtcatatttttaacaatttcaAACTTACTGACACAGTTCAAACTTTTACACTCAaggaaataataatagaaacagCTAAATAGAACATAattgttatattgttataattgataatgacacaagtgataaaaaaataaaaaccaaagacaAAGTTATAGTATAAGAGTCAACCTGATAAGACTATGAGAAGATAagttaaaagacattttgaatataaaataaaaaaatgtactttgaaAAAATTGTATTGAAAATCATGTGATGGATTTGGATTTAGAATAAATTGTGTGACTTGCTTTGTAAAATCTAAACATGCTTCACTGCAACGCTCTGAAACTCCATTCAAAATATTAAACCGAGTTCTGTTTTGTCATGCAGGTCTCTTTGCAGCACTTTACATGTAGTGGGCTGCAGCGTGAAGTCCTGGGGGGAAGCCGGGTGGGAGAGTATGGGAGGGACCGCATTTTTTCCGGAGCAGCGGCGGGCTCGACTTCCCCTCCCCCCAAACCCACCCATCTCCCTCCCACACTTTTATTTTGCCCTATAAACTGACACACTCCTCTAGCCACCCCCTCCAAGGCCAGCCAAATGGGCCGAGCGAAATGCACACGAAGTGCCGGGGTTTGACGGGAACACCCCGTGTGGGCGAAATTTACCTGCCCATTCCCCACCCCAGTGACATGTGCTCTGGAGAGAAAAATCAACAACCCCGTACAAGTCCCGACACAGATGAGTTACAGACACAATCAATCAGATGGGAAATACATAGCAGGTAGAGTAAGTGTGACTGGGGAGTGTAGTTGAACGTTCACCATCTGATTTGGCAATAAAACAAGTGAATGTGTCCAGTTAACCTACTTGAGAGTTCGTGTTTCGCTTTTGACTGAAGCCTCCACCGCTCCCCACAGCGGCCATTTCACCCTGCTGCTGATCTGCGGAGGAAGAGTTTGTAAGATCAGTCTTCAGAAAAGTAGCTGGTCACTTTGAACCAGCAGACAACAAAACCTGATTAACGCTACACCCAACAACGGGGGTAAACCCCCGCAGTTTACGCACGGCAGAcctcacaaaaaacaacaaaacctttTTATAGTTAATGTGCAGAAATACAGCAAAGAAATGCAAGGAAATCTATGCCACAAGTGCTCGAAGGGCCAGCTAGCCtgctagctaagctaacataaACTCACCACAACAAACAATGTTAAGGAAAAGTGCTAAGTATTAGCTAACGAGTTTCAGCTGCACTAACACATACTAGTTAGCTAGCTCAAGGAAACTGGACCAAGTGAAACTGTTGTGTAAGCAGCAGTGTCATTTGGGAGCAGAAGTTACGTTAATATTCACCAGCTAGCCAGCTTTACTTGACTGGCTAAATGTTGTTAGCTAAATACCGACAATTAGCAGTTAAGTAGTTGGTACTTTTAAACTGCTTCAGACGCTAGctagaaaacaataaaacatcattttcacaACAGTGAGCACACTTAAAACACTGTACTCTGATTTAACTTCGAACTGTTAACTTTAAGTCTGGTTCACATCACGCCGCTAAGTTTAAAAAGTTCACTTACTGCTCATAATTTGAAGACGGGAGGagtttctctgctcttttctcgGGTTGACAACTTTTCACAACTTCACACTAACTTGACGGGCCGCCCGCTATGAAGGAGAAAAACACGGGTGCGCTCGATTAAAACACTCGTGCAGCCCAGCCCCAGCCTACCTGTCCTGAGCACGATCATGGACCAACACATTTTCCAATTCAGTCTAATTCAATTTCAAACGTAAAACTTGTGGGTTGGCAAAATAATTTTGTCTCACTCACTAgattctgtctctctcaagcgcaaatgtcttcaaatgttcGATCAATAGTCTGACCACCAATCCAAACCCCAGATATTCACTTTGcggttgtgtgttttaaagtcaaacatcAAATTCTTGCATTTGAAAGGTGAAAAAGGCAAATTTATATTGATAGTTTTGATTAAAACCCACTAAGAgcattatttgattatcaaaattaatCTTTTGCCAATCGACTAAACGATTAATTGTTTTAGTTATGACCTTTAGCcttgaacatatttttattgcGCCAGTCACATAACCTACCAGTCAAGACGGGACAttaatgtgttgtatttgaGATTTGACTCAATTATATAGTCTTCTGGCACCTGGTGACTGTGATATCGCACTGTCACCATAAATAAAAGAAACGCACCCCTCTGAGAGCTACTCGTGAAGGATTGCTGCTCTTCTCCAATTGAAAAGGTTGTTTCTGCCTACGAGTCTCTACCCGCCAATGTAATTGGGCCAAAGGCGGGGATTGGGGCAGGACCAAGCATGGTAGGTTGTATCCCTGAGTATGATTGACGTTGGGTTATCTGTTTTCCGCTCAAAAGGCGCCATGAGTAAACATGTTCACATAAACAGTGGTATCTCCCCTTTCTTCTGTGATATTGTCTCATCATTCAGCAGTGAAAGGATGAAAAGGCTCATCTCTTGCCTTGAACACGGAGGTGAGGAACGAAGAAGGCGGACTGCTGGGTATTTAAGTCTTGCCTCCGTGGCCACTGGCCACTCCCTGGTGGCGCCCTGTGGGTTGGGAAATAGCAAGGAGGCGGGAGGAGTCAGCCagggtggaggagaagagaccccatcacagtcacacactggcTGTAACCGCGCTGGGAGGAGAAAAATGGCTCGCTTGTGGGAGGGCTTTTATTATAGGGATGTATAAGGGGGCTGTCAGTGAAGCAGCACATGTGCCCATGTAAACAGGCCGGAGGGTGGAGTTCATCCTCAAGCCGGGCCTGCATCCACCCAACTCTGTCTGCAGTCAAACACAGATGTTTCATCAGTCTGTTTCTCCTAAAGCTATTTATCTCATTCATCCCCAACAGTACCCCTGCACAGTATAAGGACTAATAGTGTAATCTTTCATTATACAGTGCTTGGCTCCCAGTATACGGTCCTCTAACTTTGAT is drawn from Seriola aureovittata isolate HTS-2021-v1 ecotype China chromosome 2, ASM2101889v1, whole genome shotgun sequence and contains these coding sequences:
- the sp1 gene encoding transcription factor Sp1, producing the protein MSNQQQGEMAAVGSGGGFSQKRNTNSQDSQQPSPLALLAATCSRIDTPGENDSPTEQQNQQQLDLNQGVFTSSANGWQVIPLSVQASSGTNTVTTDTLGVMTGGDLGKSRQVLSPSAAVVSTQGQQQQPQQYVVAQAPSMQGQQVLTTISGMVPNIQYQVIPQFQTVDGQPLQFAHTQQESAVPAAAGPGQQFQIVSSPNGQQILAATNRAGAAGNIITMPSLLQGAIPIQNISLGNGVLQNQPQFLANMPVSLNGNITLLPVSTGTSGTGGDANGGGDTGGNQLIQQHSQQPVSSNSYMTSASTVTTQTSSSYGMTQTQNSNGAVTGTFQQNTASSLGVPIQPDNRDGQQPQQILLQPQHVIQGGTPLQTIQAGTVTTAGGQVFATPTLSQEGLQNLQIMPNTGPILLRTVGPNGQVSWQTIQIQNPTGAQITLAPVQPLPQLSQAQGAAAAGGVSVNTVQIPGIQTINLNTLGSAGLQMHQLQGVPITIATGEQGLQTGGESLDDSTAMDDEDISPPPQGRRNRREACTCPFCKDGEGRDPTKKKQHICHITGCGKIYGKTSHLRAHLRWHTGERPFVCGWAFCGKRFTRSDELQRHKRTHTGEKKFVCPECPKRFMRSDHLSKHIKTHLNKKAAAATTSSTTTVSTDATSPAAGTEAGTGAVSANDQHTIVTMETLSAESIARLASSGINMMQVDLHQMNGNSY